In the Clostridium beijerinckii genome, one interval contains:
- a CDS encoding 6-phospho-beta-glucosidase — MEKGIKIVTIGGGSSYTPELVEGFIKRYNELPVRELWLVDIESGKEKLNIVGKLAKRMVKKAGVPMEIHLTLNRREALKDADFVTTQLRVGLLDARIQDERIPLSHGVIGQETNGAGGMFKALRTIPVILDIDKDMSELCPNAWLVNFTNPAGMVTEALLRYGKNKKIIGLCNVPIGMEKAVADMLEVEHSRITMDFMGLNHMVFGREIYLDGEKITDKVIDSLAEGKLGSIVKNIQDLEWNPEFIKALRMMPCPYHRYYFQTADMLEEELKEFSKGETRAEVVKRLENDLFELYKDENLDIKPPQLEKRGGAYYSDAACRLINSIYNNKGDIQPVNTKNNGAIEGIENDSAVEISCIITKDGPKPIAMGKLPVSVNGLVQTIKSFERLVVEAAVEGDYNKALLALTINPLIPSEKIAKILLDELLEAHKDYLPQFA, encoded by the coding sequence ATGGAAAAAGGAATTAAAATAGTAACAATTGGTGGGGGATCGAGCTATACTCCAGAATTAGTGGAAGGGTTTATAAAAAGATATAATGAACTTCCGGTAAGGGAATTATGGCTAGTTGATATTGAAAGCGGAAAAGAAAAATTAAATATCGTAGGGAAATTAGCTAAAAGAATGGTTAAAAAAGCTGGTGTACCTATGGAAATTCATTTAACTTTAAACAGAAGAGAAGCATTAAAGGATGCGGATTTTGTAACTACACAATTAAGAGTTGGTCTGTTAGATGCTAGGATTCAGGATGAAAGAATACCATTAAGCCATGGAGTAATAGGACAAGAAACCAATGGTGCTGGAGGTATGTTTAAAGCACTAAGAACAATACCTGTAATTTTAGATATAGATAAAGATATGTCAGAGCTATGTCCAAATGCATGGCTTGTAAATTTTACAAATCCTGCAGGAATGGTAACAGAAGCTCTTCTTAGATATGGAAAGAATAAAAAGATTATTGGATTATGTAATGTTCCAATTGGCATGGAAAAAGCAGTAGCGGACATGCTTGAAGTAGAGCATAGCAGAATTACTATGGATTTCATGGGATTGAATCATATGGTATTTGGTAGAGAAATTTATTTAGATGGTGAAAAAATTACAGATAAAGTAATAGACTCACTAGCAGAAGGTAAACTGGGGTCAATTGTAAAAAATATTCAAGATTTAGAGTGGAACCCAGAATTTATTAAAGCTCTTAGAATGATGCCATGCCCATATCATAGGTATTACTTTCAAACAGCAGATATGCTTGAAGAAGAATTAAAAGAATTTTCTAAGGGAGAAACTAGAGCAGAAGTAGTTAAGAGATTAGAAAATGATTTATTTGAACTATACAAAGATGAAAATTTAGATATTAAGCCACCGCAATTGGAAAAGAGAGGAGGAGCATATTATTCAGATGCAGCTTGCAGATTAATTAACTCTATTTATAACAACAAGGGAGATATTCAACCAGTTAATACTAAAAACAATGGGGCTATTGAAGGAATAGAGAATGACTCAGCAGTTGAGATTTCATGTATTATAACTAAGGATGGGCCTAAACCTATTGCTATGGGGAAATTACCAGTAAGTGTGAATGGATTGGTTCAAACAATAAAATCATTTGAACGTTTAGTGGTTGAAGCAGCAGTTGAAGGGGATTATAATAAAGCACTTCTTGCATTAACTATTAATCCATTAATTCCATCAGAGAAAATAGCGAAAATATTATTGGATGAATTACTAGAGGCACATAAAGATTATTTACCACAATTTGCTTAA
- the chbG gene encoding chitin disaccharide deacetylase produces the protein MRLIMNADDFGISKAINLGIIEGFKNGIVTSTTLMCNMETTEHAVNLAKENPKLGVGIHLVLTAGRPLSKNVKTLVDNEGNFLKYDNIVESACIEDIRREFRKQFEKFLSLGIVPTHIDTHHHVHSIESVFEVVAELAKEYNIPVRHIKAIREEKYESIKTTTKFVDSFYNISMIEPKMLINILEDNINVDSLEIMCHPGYLDSKIISSSSYAYPRVKELETLTNKEVIQFINEKNIELINFRGI, from the coding sequence ATGAGATTAATAATGAATGCAGATGATTTTGGTATTTCAAAAGCAATTAATTTAGGTATAATTGAAGGATTCAAAAATGGAATAGTAACATCTACCACATTAATGTGTAATATGGAGACAACGGAACATGCGGTTAATTTGGCAAAAGAAAATCCTAAATTAGGTGTAGGAATTCACCTGGTTCTTACCGCAGGCAGACCATTATCAAAGAACGTGAAAACCTTAGTTGATAATGAAGGGAATTTTTTAAAATATGATAATATTGTTGAGTCAGCGTGTATTGAAGATATACGAAGGGAATTTAGAAAACAATTTGAAAAGTTTTTATCTCTTGGGATAGTTCCAACACATATAGATACACATCATCATGTACATTCTATTGAGAGTGTTTTTGAGGTAGTTGCTGAGTTGGCAAAGGAGTATAATATACCAGTTAGGCATATTAAGGCAATTAGAGAAGAAAAGTATGAAAGTATTAAAACAACAACTAAGTTTGTTGATAGTTTTTATAATATTTCTATGATTGAACCCAAAATGTTAATAAACATTTTGGAAGATAATATTAATGTAGATTCTTTAGAAATTATGTGCCATCCAGGGTATCTTGATTCTAAGATTATTAGTAGTAGTTCATATGCATACCCAAGAGTAAAGGAATTAGAAACATTAACTAATAAAGAAGTAATACAGTTTATTAACGAAAAAAACATTGAATTAATAAATTTTAGAGGTATATAA
- a CDS encoding DUF6179 domain-containing protein, with protein sequence MDNYITDRNDTIENLLSKEHYFQSLLQVLHSNDILNNKELENIQVQILDILRETANYYTKAESYSVRVEVAEQIMLSIYYTIGSFLKGKTSIKERITLIKENTMKYLFSEGEKVLKIKIEESKELLKNVQKNKLKTGNYAYIDTINYGIPLFFIEYDSRFAAHETQGSIDYPLAIDEMDLVGIEYINEYLRKIDFENQFCSHFDSHEIENLLKSFDKNSDHILINIFELVLTNYLGCMLLGKEGITLDITDIEKRYLKNKLGKLKEEEFNEVISRIVEDIFKEFTINDINFINYINKTIYKIMPNIKKNIEINKLENTFITFKNANENLIRYEDGESLENSRFKGITEEIRECDKVENKIQIIREEIHSLRDLVDVLGSDCIFDYEFIEIFKVLDDFEISLLLKYIPNDSVMDVDYGTESEKEWHEKLKEYLNMINEEKKSKIIAESLNIIL encoded by the coding sequence ATGGATAATTATATTACTGACAGAAATGATACCATTGAAAATTTATTAAGTAAGGAACATTATTTTCAGTCATTACTACAAGTACTTCATTCAAATGATATATTAAATAATAAAGAACTAGAAAATATTCAAGTTCAAATATTAGATATTTTAAGAGAAACTGCAAATTATTATACAAAAGCTGAAAGCTATTCGGTAAGAGTTGAAGTTGCAGAGCAAATAATGTTATCAATTTATTATACTATAGGTAGCTTTCTAAAAGGTAAAACATCAATAAAGGAACGGATTACGTTAATAAAAGAAAATACAATGAAATATTTATTTTCTGAAGGGGAAAAAGTTTTAAAGATTAAAATAGAAGAAAGTAAAGAACTATTAAAGAATGTGCAAAAAAATAAATTAAAGACAGGTAATTATGCGTATATAGATACTATAAATTATGGGATTCCATTATTTTTTATAGAATACGATAGTAGATTCGCAGCTCATGAAACTCAGGGGTCTATAGATTATCCACTAGCTATAGATGAGATGGATTTAGTAGGCATAGAATATATAAACGAATATTTAAGAAAAATAGACTTTGAAAATCAATTTTGTTCCCACTTTGATAGTCATGAAATTGAAAATTTGCTTAAAAGTTTTGATAAAAATTCAGATCATATATTAATAAATATCTTTGAATTAGTTCTGACTAATTATTTAGGATGTATGCTATTAGGGAAAGAAGGAATAACTCTAGATATAACAGATATTGAAAAACGTTATCTTAAAAATAAATTAGGAAAATTGAAAGAAGAGGAATTTAATGAAGTAATATCTAGGATAGTTGAAGATATTTTCAAGGAGTTTACTATAAATGATATAAATTTTATTAATTATATAAATAAAACTATTTACAAGATTATGCCAAATATTAAGAAGAATATTGAAATTAATAAATTGGAAAATACATTTATAACATTTAAAAATGCAAATGAAAATTTAATTAGATATGAAGATGGAGAAAGTTTAGAGAACAGCAGATTTAAGGGTATAACTGAAGAAATTAGAGAGTGTGATAAAGTAGAGAATAAGATACAAATTATAAGGGAAGAAATTCATAGTCTTAGGGATTTAGTAGATGTTCTTGGCTCTGATTGCATATTTGATTATGAATTTATTGAGATATTTAAGGTCTTAGATGATTTTGAAATATCATTGCTACTTAAATATATTCCAAATGATTCAGTTATGGATGTGGATTATGGAACTGAAAGTGAGAAGGAGTGGCATGAAAAGCTTAAGGAATATCTTAATATGATTAATGAAGAGAAAAAAAGTAAAATAATTGCTGAATCCTTGAATATTATATTGTAA
- a CDS encoding DUF6323 family protein yields MKNYLMSISDSIISKQTFEEILQCNEETVEYGLKLSEENVKEIVEIRSEALSKNGRVEFGGGIIKQIISTFCESPYISQYNYIETIEELIETFYYYKNETMEEIGDIELINLMKGYFDNECQGSLELLRYKYLDTIAHNIKYGVSDYLNVDGDEEL; encoded by the coding sequence ATGAAAAATTATCTTATGTCTATTTCTGATTCTATAATAAGTAAACAAACTTTTGAAGAGATTTTGCAGTGTAATGAGGAAACAGTGGAATATGGATTAAAGCTGAGTGAAGAAAATGTTAAAGAGATAGTTGAGATAAGAAGCGAAGCTTTAAGTAAGAATGGCAGAGTTGAATTTGGTGGAGGTATAATAAAACAAATAATATCAACCTTTTGCGAGTCGCCATATATTTCTCAATATAATTATATTGAAACTATAGAGGAGCTAATAGAAACATTTTATTATTATAAAAATGAAACTATGGAAGAAATAGGTGACATTGAATTAATTAATTTAATGAAAGGCTATTTCGATAATGAATGCCAAGGATCTTTAGAGCTACTTAGATATAAGTATTTGGATACTATAGCTCATAATATTAAATATGGGGTTTCTGATTATTTAAATGTGGATGGAGATGAAGAGTTATAA